A segment of the Catenuloplanes nepalensis genome:
GCGGCCACGAAACCGCGGTTGTGCCGGACCTGCGCCACCGCCAGGTCCTGCCCCAGCTCCGCGTAGATCGTCTCGGCCGCGACCAGGTCGTCCTCGGCCGCGCGCAGCCCGCCCCGGTATGCGTGCAGCACGCCCCGGTTGGTCAGCGCCCGTGCCTGCCACAGCCGGTCCCCGGCGCGGCGGAACGCGGCCACCGCTGTCGTGTATCCGGCCATCGCCTCGTCGAAGCGGCTGAGCCGGTCCAGGATCAGCGCCCGCTGCATCGCCAGCCGCGCACCCGGCAGCCCGGACAGCACCGGCACGGCCGCGTCGATCTCGCGCAGCGCGGCCCGGGGACGCCCGGCCTCGGCCAGCACCAGCGCGAGGCTCATCCGGGCCTCGGCAGCGCGTTCGGCGAGGCCGGCCCGGGCGGCGACCCGGCGGGCCCGGTGCAGGTGACGCAGCGCGGCCGGGGCGTCGGACAGTTCGCGGGCGGCCAGGCCGAGCGCGCGTTCCGCGGTGGACTCCGCGCCGGGGTCGGCCGCGCGCCGGGCCGAGCGGCGGGCCTCGAGCGCCAGCCGCGTCGCGCGCCGGGGGTCGGCCGTCACCAGGTCCAGAGCATCGACCATGCCCCCGATCGTGCCACAAATGCGACACCGGTCGATGCGTATCAGCCGAGCCGGAGCACGACTCCCGTTCCGCGAGTCCACACCCGAGCTGGAGGTCATGAGCCATGCCCCCGTCCGACGACCGCATCTCCCGGTACCACGCCCGCCGCCAGGAGCGCCTGCGCCGCCTGCCCACGCTCCGGTCCGCGCCGACGACCGGCCGGGCCCGCGCCTGGTACGTCGCCGGCGAACTCCTCGTGCTCGACGAGGAGCGCCGCGCCGTCGAGCGCTACCTGTCCGAGAACCGCGGCACGCTCACCGCGACCGGTGACGAGGAGGTGACGCCGGGCCTGCGCCGCTACCGCGCGGCCGGGCTGGACGTGCCGGACCTGGTGCGCACCGTGCACGGCCGGCTGCCGGCCGGCGCGGACGTGGTCGCCGCGAACCACGTGCTGCTCAGCGCGCCGTTCAACCACGGCGGGCCGTTCGGGCCGCCGCAGCCGGCCGCGGCCGCCACGCTCGCCGCGCCGGCCGGGGAGTCGCCGGTACACGTGGCGATCGTGGACACCGGGCTGTGGCCGGCCAGCCGGCTGCCGCAGGGATACCTGACCGCGGACGTCGACGTGGAGACCGCGACGGACGTGGACTCCGACGGCGTGCTGGACGGCGACGTCGGCCACGCGAACTTCATCGCGGGCGTGATCGCCGCGCACACCGGCCGGGTACGCCTGAGCGTGCACCGCGTCCTGGACACGTTCGGCCTCTGCACCGAGCTGCAGCTGATCGAGGCACTGGACGCGCTGGACGCGTCCGTGTCCGTGGTGAACCTGTCGCTCGGCGGCTACACACCCGGCAACCGGCCGCCGATCGGGCTGCGGGTGGCGCTGGAGAACGCGCTGTCCGTACCCGATCGGGTGGTGGTCGCGGCGGCCGGGAACGACGGCAACGCGGCGGATCCGTTCTGGCCGGCCGCGTTCGCGCGCAGCGGACCGGGCTGGGCGGACCGGATCGCCGCGGTCGCGGCGCACGACGGGACCCGGGTGTGCGGGTGGAGCAACACCGGCGCGTGGGTGACCGTGGCCGCGCGCGGCGAGGACGTGCACAGCACGTTCATCGACCACGACGCGTTCCCGTCCGGCTGGGCGCTGTGGAGCGGCACGTCGTTCGCGACGCCGCGGGTGGTGGCCGAGGTCGCGACCGGGATGGCCGCGGGGCTGTCCGCGCCGGCCGCGCTGGACCGGGTGACCGCGGACGCCGCGGCCACGATCGGCGGCTACCCGGTGGCCGGATCGTGACTCCCCTTTCGTACACCCGCGGGTTTAGGCTCGATGTCGTGACGACGGACCTTCCGGCGGTCGTCGACGCGGCCGCCGCCGGCGACCGAGCGGCCTGGGACGTCCTGGTCGAGCGGTACGGACGTCTGGTGTGGGCGATCGCCCGCGGTTTCCGGCTGGGTGACGCGGACGCGGCCGACGTGAGCCAGGCCGTCTGGCTGCGGCTGGTGGAGAACCTCGACGGCATCCGTGATCCGGGCGCGCTCGCGTCCTGGCTGGGCACCACCACCCGGCGTGAGGCGCTGGCCGTGCTGCGCCGCCGGTCCGACGTGCCGCTCTCCGACCTCGACGACACGGACGCCGGTGACGAGCCGCCGCCGTGGCACGGCGTGCTGGCCGAGGAGCGCGACCGCGAGCTGTGGCGT
Coding sequences within it:
- a CDS encoding S8/S53 family peptidase translates to MPPSDDRISRYHARRQERLRRLPTLRSAPTTGRARAWYVAGELLVLDEERRAVERYLSENRGTLTATGDEEVTPGLRRYRAAGLDVPDLVRTVHGRLPAGADVVAANHVLLSAPFNHGGPFGPPQPAAAATLAAPAGESPVHVAIVDTGLWPASRLPQGYLTADVDVETATDVDSDGVLDGDVGHANFIAGVIAAHTGRVRLSVHRVLDTFGLCTELQLIEALDALDASVSVVNLSLGGYTPGNRPPIGLRVALENALSVPDRVVVAAAGNDGNAADPFWPAAFARSGPGWADRIAAVAAHDGTRVCGWSNTGAWVTVAARGEDVHSTFIDHDAFPSGWALWSGTSFATPRVVAEVATGMAAGLSAPAALDRVTADAAATIGGYPVAGS
- a CDS encoding RNA polymerase sigma factor; amino-acid sequence: MTTDLPAVVDAAAAGDRAAWDVLVERYGRLVWAIARGFRLGDADAADVSQAVWLRLVENLDGIRDPGALASWLGTTTRREALAVLRRRSDVPLSDLDDTDAGDEPPPWHGVLAEERDRELWRAFDRLPHRCQRLLRLLVIEPAGYSAAAAALDVPIGSLGPTRARCLHALRAELRTADGDE